In one window of Candidatus Methanoplasma cognatum DNA:
- a CDS encoding PadR family transcriptional regulator, with protein sequence MEARTSADLLRGHTDTVVLSILLKGDNYGYEIHKTIMDKLGGEYEMKEATLYSSYKRLESDGYITSYWGDETLGGRRKYYRITASGKELYRQNKADWNKTQTILNKLLEE encoded by the coding sequence ATGGAAGCAAGAACATCTGCCGATCTGCTCCGGGGGCATACCGATACCGTTGTCCTGAGCATACTGCTGAAAGGCGATAATTATGGTTATGAGATCCACAAGACCATAATGGACAAACTCGGCGGCGAATATGAGATGAAGGAGGCCACCCTGTATTCCAGCTATAAACGGCTTGAATCAGACGGCTACATCACATCATACTGGGGGGACGAGACCCTCGGAGGCCGCCGTAAATATTATCGCATCACAGCCAGCGGGAAAGAGCTTTACCGGCAGAACAAAGCAGACTGGAACAAAACACAAACGATACTTAACAAATTATTGGAGGAGTGA
- a CDS encoding permease prefix domain 1-containing protein has translation MKEEVYVDRLFADYEDTPGIRDFKEEIAGNLKERIKELRSKGLGEDEAFEKATAELGDITAIADEAGKRKRNQAIGQMYMSAKVPVTKRTAAGLTAASGLLLAALGLAIVTFFSETDNVWLYYVAAAFFATACCLYTYFGLTQETSAHYPMKNGRAAAYGIACAMAFLAMPLGAVMYFFDGWELYMALGLETVLLLPAVCALIFMLATESDRKKPWLKEKTDREFQCSMEFEYSFNEDMVDPIKAARFGVASGGMWLFAIALFVTLFFATDLPHPWLVFLFALPAQVVMVATIFGRSK, from the coding sequence ATGAAAGAAGAAGTCTATGTCGACCGCTTGTTTGCGGATTACGAAGACACACCCGGGATCAGAGATTTCAAGGAGGAGATCGCAGGGAATCTCAAAGAGCGTATAAAAGAACTGAGGTCAAAGGGTCTCGGTGAGGATGAAGCTTTCGAAAAAGCCACCGCCGAGCTCGGAGACATCACGGCGATCGCCGACGAAGCGGGAAAGAGAAAGCGCAACCAGGCCATCGGCCAGATGTACATGAGCGCGAAGGTGCCGGTCACGAAAAGGACGGCCGCGGGACTGACGGCCGCTTCCGGGTTGCTGCTGGCGGCCTTGGGGTTGGCGATCGTTACATTTTTCAGCGAAACGGACAACGTGTGGCTATATTACGTCGCGGCCGCTTTCTTTGCGACCGCCTGCTGCCTGTATACATATTTTGGCCTGACCCAAGAGACCTCCGCCCATTACCCTATGAAGAACGGGCGCGCGGCGGCGTACGGGATCGCTTGCGCAATGGCTTTCCTGGCCATGCCTCTCGGAGCTGTGATGTACTTCTTCGACGGATGGGAGTTGTATATGGCTTTAGGGTTGGAGACCGTGTTGCTGCTCCCCGCCGTCTGCGCTTTGATATTCATGCTTGCGACGGAAAGCGACCGCAAGAAGCCGTGGCTTAAGGAAAAAACGGATAGGGAGTTCCAATGCTCAATGGAGTTCGAATACTCTTTCAACGAGGATATGGTAGATCCCATCAAAGCTGCAAGGTTCGGGGTGGCTAGCGGCGGTATGTGGCTATTCGCTATAGCGCTCTTCGTCACGCTCTTTTTCGCTACGGACCTGCCGCACCCCTGGCTTGTTTTCCTCTTTGCGCTGCCGGCGCAGGTCGTTATGGTGGCGACGATATTCGGGAGAAGCAAGTGA